The DNA region CCCATTACTCAGTTTACGCCTTAATATGCCCACGATAAATATTAATAGTTGAAGCGTAGATAAGCGTTACTTAAGAATTCGTAATTGCAGTGTGCTTCCTTCTTGATAAATATTCTTAAGGTTGTTCGTTGCATGCCGTGTCCTCGGTAGAAGTTTCGTTTCAAACCTGCTGACCATATTGGTGGTGGAAGTTCATGTTTCTATTGCAGACGTTACAATTTTGAGTGCCGCAATTGCATTTCCCATTATCCGATTAGTGGTAATAGAAAATCAGGCGTAACTGATGTAAGTGAGACAATAGCAGTAACTTACCGTTACTCTTGTAATAATGTGGTCGCTGAAGTAAATCCTTTTGTAAGTGGACTATTTTGTACATATAAGTGTACAGGAGTTTACGTGCGAAACAAACCAGCAAGACGTTCAACAGGATTAATAATAAAGAGATAGATCAATCATTTTGTAGTATATGATTATAGTTTCATGTGTGCAGGGAGAATGCAATGTCGATGGTTGGTGGGCATTGCGACCAGCTATATTCCCTGCAGTAAGTAAACGATAAAACTGTAATAGTAGTCTGTTTTACTTATGGTTGTAGATACGATTCAGATGTTTTTCTTACTTTCGTTTAAAAGTAACAGTGGGCTTTTATGTTAAACAAGTTTTCCATAATATACATTCGAGTCTGGCTTATAATTCCCATTGATACAATTCGATGTTAACAATTGTGTAgcgcaatatatatatataaattaacatAGATAACGTTTTTAAAGTTCCCCCACAAAATGTGCTTATTAGTAAATATCCTGTACATTTAAATTACTTCCCATCTCGTAGTATTAGTCGCTTAGAAATTTCATTTATCCATAAGACGCCCTGTGTTTTAACACCTTTCCACGCTTAACAAACAATGCCTTACAGTTGATTTCCACAAATGCAAATTACAATGGATGTGTATACAccagtttcataaaaatattacatttatttttacgcaATAACATTGTTTTCTAACATTTCGCGCGGAATAATATTATACTTAAGCTTCCAACTTATATTGTTTAAtccattatttataatttactaACTGTAGTGGCACCTATGTTTTGAAATACCAGTTCCCTGGCGATGTATCGTGTACTAACGCTTGCTCGTACATTTCTTCTTCCAGAGCTACGCTTCCTCTTGGGGAATCGTCGAATGACTGCGAAGTGCACTGTCCGTATTATAATATGCCAGGTAAGAAGTTGTACACCCTTGTGCCGACATTTATATTCGCTACATTAAAACCTGTACGGATAACACATTTTCTTCAAGACTTCCATATCAGTGTAGAATCTAGATAGAGCATTACGTACATTAATACCCAATGAAACTCATAAAATGTGACAAAACACGTACAGTGGGCCACGAAAGTATTAGGGACACaatataaaacagaataacttttttaaaattgacccaaacgatttgagtttttctgagaagctagaaggattagtttactattTAGGTGATGTACTTTGTGggtttgaaaaaatttgcaattggtcggaatagcgaagaagaTAGCAAAGGtcgttgtttcattttttttttatctgagcctgtaatgaaaatttaaaaatcctgtttgtagatttattTCATCCTATTTCATCTGTTTTAAGGAGGAATTCTCGTGTAACATcctccgaaatttatgattttttttttgaaaacgctattgttaattttgcattaaactcttttcggatataaggaggtatccttaaacttacagaaaatattttttttatgtcgatccttgttattattgattaattattgtggaatctcatCAAAGATGTTGATTGATtgcaaaacgaagaagattttcttaaagttaaataatttacgctggagctggacctaaaattttaattttagattctatttataatacttttttcgacgatataaagaataatatgaaaaatgtgGCTACGAAAAgaactttctttttctttcgttttctcgttttttttttaaactggaccaatcccagcataaactatctaactttaaaaaAACGTCTATTATTTTTGCAATCAGGTGATAAGTGCTACATaatcattaataaataataaggaggttcgccataaaaaaatattttctgcaagttcaaagatgccttcttatatcccaaaagagtttaatccaatatgtccatcagatttctaaaaaaaaaattcttaaatacgaGTTACTTTTGGagttgttagacgagaatcccccttgaaagggtgtcccaatatttttgtccgccactgtacattGACCGCAACAGTAGCTTAACAACATAAATGATGTGGAGGTTCTGAATGGTCTGACCGTATCTCGATGCTGTAGTATAAAAAGTAGATTCGGTGCTTAGGATCTCAAGCGCGTCCCAGGCGTCACAGCTTTGTGGACGAGTTGTACGGGCTGGTGGGCAATGCCGAGTCTTTAGGCGCTGTCAATGGACAACGTCAGCGATCTCTCTCGGACAGTGGTCCCAGAGACGAGTCCCCTCAATCCAATGGTAGGAGCACGCTAATCATAGAGTTAAACTTGTATCGCACAATCCTTGCCTCGTTTGGGAACAACACCAGGTCAACGATTGTGCGGCACTAATCTAAAGCATGCTCTTAAACTCTTAAACTCTAACCACTCATTCGACGCATACTTAATACGTACAGACTGAAACAGGCATCGTCGATCATAAAATATAACACGCATAATGCATCGATGGGTTCTCCTGTAATTCTTTTTACTCCCTTCGACTTCTGGTCCCTTGAACCAAATGATCGTGTATGGACCAAGCGTTATTATGCTTTGTCGCGCGAAAAGTTGTACACCGTTGACAATACAAGACGATGCAATGGGGAAGTGTTATTTTAGGTCAGAGCGAGGTGGCAGGCGACGGAGATGGGGGAAGCATGAGTCCAGACTTGTTAAGTGACACTCCACCTGTTCCTCCGAGAAGAAGGGACAGGAAACGCCACACGCCTCCCAGGCCCATCAGCAATGGACTGCCCCCTACGCCCAAGGTTCACATGGGAGCGTGTTTCTCAAAAGTCGGTACAATTTATCTGACGTAATTGCAATTCTAGGACAGAGCTTGACTGCAAAAATTCTGGAACGGGATATATTTTCATTTAGGTATTCAACGGCTGTCCGCTGAGAATACATTGCACCGCGAGCTGGATTCATCCAGACACGAGGGATCAACACTTGCTGATCGCAGCGGAGGAAGGGATTTATAACTTGAATCTGAACGAGCTCCACGAGACTGCGATAGATCAATTGTATCCGAGACGTACAATTTGGATGTACGTCATCAAGGATGTTCTCATGTCTTTGTCAGGTATGGCATTACTGATGAATCTCCATCGCGACCCATGTAAAACTGGTGAAATTTTCAGGAAAGACTCCCCAATTATACAGACACGACTTATTAGCGATGCAGAGCAAACAGAGCCACAGGTTCTCCCTGCACATGAACAAAATACCCGAGAGATTAGTACCTAGGAAGTTTGCGCTGACGACCAAAGTGCCGGACACGAAGGGCTGCACCAAGTGTTGCGTCGGAAGGAACTCGTACAACGGGTGGGTAAATGAAAGTTGTAATCCTCGCGTGGAACatggaataataataagataCCTGATGCAGGTATAAATATCTGTGCGGTGCAATGCCAACGGGTATATTCCTAATGCAATGGTACGACCCCCTTAATAAATTTATGCTTTTGAAGCATTTCGATTGCACATTGCCATCACCGTTGAATGTATTTGAGATTATTATCACGCCCGAGATGGAATACCCGATGGTGTGCGTGTCAGTGAAACAGCCGTACCAGCAGAACAGATTGAAGCTGGACTTGATTAACATGAATTCGGGGGCGAGCTGGTTTCACAGCGATGAGTTGGAGGATATAGATGGTTCAGGTACTTTAACGTTCTGTAAGTCGCATCCAGTATCGAGCTCGTGCTTTAGAAACGTAATCGACAATTACTTTTACAGCCACTGTAATACCGAGAAGGGAGAACCTTCACGTGATCAATGTCACGCAATTAGAGAAGAATGCAATACTAGTGTGTTACGACAGTAAGTACATCGTGAAAGTAATTGCTCGAACTTGTAATCCATTTACGCTTGTTCCTTGTAGATGTAGTTAAAGTGGTGACGCTGCAGGGGAAACCTAAATCAAGCAGGAAGCACATGTCCGAGTTACATTTCAACTTTCAAATTGAGTCAATCAGTAAGTCCCATTGATCGGAACAGGGTCGGCGCGAATTTTTGCGGGGCCAAAGAAGGAGCATTTATTTGTGCTTCTAAAGttcataataataaatacagggcgtagggccccgcaaaatttgCGATGAGCTTTTCGTTGTCcacggggccttttaaagaaatttataataataaatatctatggaATACCCCCGGAGCTCAGGGGGCCCTTGAACAATTGGAAGCCCAAAAAAAAGTAgggttgtaaaagctagaaaGGAATTGGAAATCGGTCCTCCAAAtgtgacggaaagaaaataacgaataggtacaccaaaatttagattttaaaatggggCCCTTTTCTCGTGGAATACACTccacgtttaatcttatttatttaattgttttaatacttattcacttcGAGTATTAGGGCGGCATTtttgattttgtttaatttacaataatttaGGGGTTGctatgcatagggccccgcaaaatttacgatgaggTTTTCGTGGACCCTTTTAACGCGCTGAAGCCGCTGCACACCGGTCCTGGGTCAGAAACTCTTCGATTCGATACTACTATTAATATATTTCTTCGCTTTTAGTCTGTCTACCGGATAGCGTACTGGCATTCCACAAGCACGGGATGCAAGGCAGGAACTTTAAAAATGGCGAAGTTACGCAAGAAATTAGTGATCCAAGCAGAACGTACAGATTACTTGGATCGGATAAGTATGCGCTCATTGTGCTTCGAACGACACTCTTTGCAATTGCAAGGCTTGAATAATTACCTTGGATTCTTTCAGAGTCGTGATGCTGGAGAGTCACTTGGTTCAATCGGGCACATTAACTGAATCTGAAGGAGCAGACTTGTACATACTAGCTGGGCACGAAGCCAGTTATTAAATTCCATCTTCCGAATGTAAATGGGACTGTAATGTGTCGCAAGTGAATTGTGATGAATCGCAGCGACTGCGTGTAAAGTAATATGACTGTACCGAGAGGAGCAGTGGTTGATGTTGGtaagagaaattgttaattattctgttttaaagtgcACACGAATGAAATTGATTAACAACCTACCACTCgtacacacacaaacacacattCGTCACAGTTCTACATATAGTTAATGCTACATAGACTGGTTATTTACCAAGAGAGACTTTTTAACGAGAACGGATTTAGAATTAGTGATCGAGACCTAAAGGAAAGATCACGGTGGAGCGGAATATTAAGAGGAAGCATGAATATATTTAAAGTGATGTGTAAATTCGCCCTTATGCCTGACAAAATAAAGCTTATACCGATCGGACCTTCTCCAGAAAATTATACCGCGCTACCGCAAGATTTATACAAATGGCAAATCGTAGACTCGAATATTGATTTAAAAACCTCTCTACTTTTAAATTCATCTTAATGCATCAGCGACTTTTAATGTGTGCGATATTTCCTTATAGATACACGGatacttatatttttagaatgatttttaaattgtatcgTAATACGAAGAATCCTGGTTGCAAGCTTCTCGTTAAAACTTCGTACGAGTCGTCTATAAGACATTGCGTAGCTTATATAGATCGTTAGATTGGAACATTGAACAGCAACAAAGACATCGACTCAACTACAAATTAGTCACCGAATATATAAAACTATAATACTCTACGAGCATATTTTTCTTGCGAggagaaaatagaataaaatcgAAGATCTTCTGTACCGATACAATTCTATTGATTTTGTATAAGTTTTGCTTTGGTAGGCATTGGGCTGTTACATCAAAGTTATTTTAATAAGACATTGCGTTCATCGGTGTCTCTAATTTTGGACGATTGTACTACGAAAGATGACAGTATAAATTGCAGAGTAGTTTATGATGGCaatcataaattatttattttaagaagTATATACGAAAATGGCTTAGCAGTTAATTCATTCGAGCAGATCCAAAACGATCGTTTTACCGGATACATAAACTATGTAAGTTGCAAAAGATTTTACATTGTACGATTAATTATCAAGTTCGGCATTGATAATCAATCTTCGAAGAACAATACTTTTCCGTTTAGTTTAGGTACCTTTCTTCTgcgaatttatatatatatatatataaatatatatatatatatatatatacctttgGCGGATGCGCGTtgcgaaaatttaatttcacaatgcacGTGAATTCGAACATGTTTCTTTCCATAACCGATCTTACTTCTGTGAAATAATGAAATTAAGTGCATTTTATGTGATTGGTTATTAAGACTGGGAGAAAGAGGATTTCTCGTTTGCGATAGACTTTCTTAACACTGGAACAGTGTATTCGGGGGGAAGAGTGCTGGATGAGATAGCTAATTTAGATCgaagttaattcttttttaatagttACGATACTTCGTTTCGCCTCGAACGAACGGCGCAGTATTTCACAGCTCTTGCTGGTCTATTGGTAATTTGGTTGCGATTAGTATTACTCAACTCAGTGAGTAGCATGAAATAAAAGACAAGTTGGCACTTAAACATTCACTTTAGTTTGTAATTTAAATAAGCGTGACGAGTCTGCAAAGAATCCGATTAGAAACAGTGAACGCTACTTCTTAATAAGAACGTTTAGCCTTTAGTCCTTTTAGTACGCTCGACTTACCACGATTGAATTAATCTAAAACCACATTTTACTTGCATCTAAAAAGGAGGTATTTGGTGTTGAAATTTTACGGAGTTAATGAAACGAGGAAGAAATTAGAAGTGATATTTCAGGTAGCTTAAATTACGTTAGACTaatggaaatttatattttagtgTTAGCGTTAAATTATAAGGACCTTTGTATTCGATGTAAACTCCTTATCGGGCCTTTTCAGAGATAAATATTAGACAACTAATGAATAATTAGTCGGTGATGTTAAGACGTCTATTATTCGCTATGATGGACAATTATTTTGTACTAATTGTATTTAATGAATTAAATTCGAAGTTATTAGTATTCGTTAAATACGCAAATCGGCAGACTTTACGAGTACTGTATCTGGCACTTTTCCATCCATCAGCACGTTGATGTATTGCAAGCCAATGTCATTGATTTGCAACGGGCAAGGATGAATATGTAAATTGAACTAAGGGGAGGATCGACAGAGTAAGATTATCTTGGAAATGTTAACATATTTTGGTATTTTATATGAAGATTTGCTCTGTAAATAGGTAGTAGGTTACTAAAGAAAGTATTACGCTATTAAATATTTACTCCGATAGTATCGCATCCGACTGCTTATTACGGTAAATAATTACGCTGCATTAACCGCTGTATCTGTTGTCGAGGCATAAGTGCTGTAACACGAAGTTTTAACGCGTTAAATTATAATTCCACTGAGAGTTCAGTTTCCCTACATTCCAGAATGTTAATTGGCTAAGTAGATTCGTAAAACACTGTggcatttaagaaattaaagaagtttaataATATCCTAGCATTTTCTGATGGCCTGTTAAAGAAGTTTAACATTACGATCGATATACTGCCTCTTTCTAATTATCGTAGACAAAGCTTGTACGCCACTTATGTCGCGACGCGAtttaatgcaatttgttactttGAAGCGCAGCAAAATTGTGTCGAACGAAGGAATATTCTGTGCCGACAGTTTTCTGTAAAAACGAATTGAAATTGATTGTGTTCAAGATATGTCCAAGATAGCTCACTTTACCATCTTAAATATCGCTCTTGTCTTTTTCGTTCTTGTTTCTTCGAAAATTCAATCACATTCGATTATAATTTGCTATATTTTGTGCCCGACCagatatttaatttaaagaCAAGAGAGATGTTTCAGGGAATACAATTAAGCAGGTCCACATCGCAGTACATTTACACACGTTTGTGTCGAGAATTTAGTATGCAATTACAATCAGTGCTTAAGCAATCAAATACCGAACGAAATGGTTAATCAAATCGTACAACAATTTGGTTAAAGAGTCTAGAGCGTTATTTATACGAACCAGTAGGTCTTGTGAAAGGAAAGTGTATAAAGCAATGTCTTCCCTGTATTCGCAGTATAAGCGTAGACCATTAGAAGATGTTGAGTACTCGCAGCGACGAATTATTATCAGTAGAATATCTCTCATTGCTTAATTTCATATACCGGCATTCGTGATCCGCCAGGTTTGTTATGAATGCCTCTGCGAAGGCTTAGAAGTATTCGAGGAGTGTTTCTTCATTTAGAAAGAATTCTGTAATACGCGCTTTAATTGTTTCCTGTGTTCGTGTAATAATTATTAGAGAATCGCGGGGATAAGTATTGGGTCGAGTTGTAGAAGCTTACGCTTTATGAACTTTAAGAAGAAATTTTCAGGAGAAGCGCGCAATGGTGTGATATAGATTACTAGAACGAGAGATGTAAAAGTTCTATATATGCTTTTGGAGCCTCGAAAGTGCATacctatattcttttaatttctttaatgaaTACTGTTCCGAAAACCATTGGTGCACCAGTATCGAAGATCTATTCCAATAATGTCATAAAGTAGTTACGTCGCAATGTTACCTGGCAAATTTTTGTATTATCATAAAGACAATAATTTCATTCGCAGCGTCGAATATGCATCTCGAGGAGTATGTGTCGGCTGAGTGTAAAAGGCGTGTGCGCTGCTAACGAAGCAACTAGAAAGAAGGAAAGataattatacatatttcttgGCAGACCAACGATTAGAGAGCGTGAAGTACCTATTAGGGAGGAAACACAGGAAACATTCTACATGCAGATTTTACATATCCGTGTTCGACTTGTGaccacaaaattttaaatacaaccCTTGGTAGAGTTTCGTTGAATATAGTGCATAGCTGAAGTGTTTAATTTCCGTCAGATCTGAGACTTGCGTTTGAATTGAGCATCAACACGCTGCGAGTGAAATCGGTGGTTCCATAAACAGAATCGTTCGGGGATCGAGCACTTTGCGTGTCCTTGGTCAGTTCATACGCACAGCGTAGATTTCTATAGCAGTAGGACAAATAGTACAGCGATAACATGTACCTGTCCATATTGACCAGATCAGTGTCTTTGCCTCTACATATAAATTTCACCTGAGTACTCTGACTTTCAACATGGAAGAAGATAAAATTTCTGTACTTTTAATCGACCCTGAGAGcgacagtaatgaaaatattgtactTATTTTACTGACACGGTTCTTAAATTTTACTTCGCCACGAAATAGAATTCTTGTACGCAATAAAAGAGAGTTGCAATTCTCTTCTGTTCGTGAAGAATACTGTCGCTCTCGGGGCCCCAACGAGCCGTGTATTCGCACAGGTGCTGTTTCGTTATGATTAAGTTACAATTGTCAACCGTTCGATATTCGTCAGCTATGTATTATGTTTCTCGTGGAAGTGGAGACACGTAACAGAAAGAATATTTTAAGAGGCAAGCTCGTAACGTAAGGGCGTTGAGATTTAGAGAGAgagcgaaataaaaaaaagagatacGCAGAGgagagggagacagagagagaaagagagatatataaatttatgaatataaatataaatatatatttaataaaattcttcgaTGAAGAAATGTAAGTTCAAAGAAGTATAAAATTAGCGTAAATTTCGTTAGTTTCCGCG from Andrena cerasifolii isolate SP2316 chromosome 13, iyAndCera1_principal, whole genome shotgun sequence includes:
- the Hppy gene encoding MAP4K3-like protein hppy isoform X3, whose amino-acid sequence is MALNANALSSDISRRNPQDEYELIQRIGSGTYGDVYKAKRLSMNDLAAIKVIKLEAGDDFAIIQQEILMMKDCKHSNIIAYYGSYLRRDKLWICMEYCGGGSLQDIYHITGPLSEIQISYMCRETLLGLAYLHGMGKMHRDIKGANILLTEAGDVKLADFGVSAQITATINKRKSFIGTPYWMAPEVAAVERKGGYNQLCDIWACGITAIELAELQPPMFDLHPMRALFLMSKSGFKPPTLKDRDKWSPTFHNFVKVALTKNPKKRPTAEKLLQHAFFQGEMSKRLALELLQKVSNPSHMFTDLEADEDGAVPNVPQRIASRHTAKPRPKSPIPQLDSDDQINLDGTLQRESMSPSVDTNAAWDIMDIMNNVKAVHNCDVHPDCGIGTAFEDVQENTVGANVTTDSRESRRSKTGTEIFHMSLRENAMSMVGGHCDQLYSLQATLPLGESSNDCEVHCPYYNMPGSQARPRRHSFVDELYGLVGNAESLGAVNGQRQRSLSDSGPRDESPQSNGQSEVAGDGDGGSMSPDLLSDTPPVPPRRRDRKRHTPPRPISNGLPPTPKVHMGACFSKVFNGCPLRIHCTASWIHPDTRDQHLLIAAEEGIYNLNLNELHETAIDQLYPRRTIWMYVIKDVLMSLSGKTPQLYRHDLLAMQSKQSHRFSLHMNKIPERLVPRKFALTTKVPDTKGCTKCCVGRNSYNGYKYLCGAMPTGIFLMQWYDPLNKFMLLKHFDCTLPSPLNVFEIIITPEMEYPMVCVSVKQPYQQNRLKLDLINMNSGASWFHSDELEDIDGSGTLTFSTVIPRRENLHVINVTQLEKNAILVCYDNVVKVVTLQGKPKSSRKHMSELHFNFQIESIICLPDSVLAFHKHGMQGRNFKNGEVTQEISDPSRTYRLLGSDKVVMLESHLVQSGTLTESEGADLYILAGHEASY
- the Hppy gene encoding MAP4K3-like protein hppy isoform X8 — its product is MALNANALSSDISRRNPQDEYELIQRIGSGTYGDVYKAKRLSMNDLAAIKVIKLEAGDDFAIIQQEILMMKDCKHSNIIAYYGSYLRRDKLWICMEYCGGGSLQDIYHITGPLSEIQISYMCRETLLGLAYLHGMGKMHRDIKGANILLTEAGDVKLADFGVSAQITATINKRKSFIGTPYWMAPEVAAVERKGGYNQLCDIWACGITAIELAELQPPMFDLHPMRALFLMSKSGFKPPTLKDRDKWSPTFHNFVKVALTKNPKKRPTAEKLLQHAFFQGEMSKRLALELLQKVSNPSHMFTDLEADEDGAVPNVPQRIASRHTAKPRPKSPIPQLDSDDQINLDGTLQRESMSPSVDTNAAWDIMDIMNNVKAVHNCDVHPDCGIGTAFEDVQEKSLLQYIDEELLLRATLPLGESSNDCEVHCPYYNMPGSQARPRRHSFVDELYGLVGNAESLGAVNGQRQRSLSDSGPRDESPQSNGQSEVAGDGDGGSMSPDLLSDTPPVPPRRRDRKRHTPPRPISNGLPPTPKVHMGACFSKVFNGCPLRIHCTASWIHPDTRDQHLLIAAEEGIYNLNLNELHETAIDQLYPRRTIWMYVIKDVLMSLSGKTPQLYRHDLLAMQSKQSHRFSLHMNKIPERLVPRKFALTTKVPDTKGCTKCCVGRNSYNGYKYLCGAMPTGIFLMQWYDPLNKFMLLKHFDCTLPSPLNVFEIIITPEMEYPMVCVSVKQPYQQNRLKLDLINMNSGASWFHSDELEDIDGSGTLTFSTVIPRRENLHVINVTQLEKNAILVCYDNVVKVVTLQGKPKSSRKHMSELHFNFQIESIICLPDSVLAFHKHGMQGRNFKNGEVTQEISDPSRTYRLLGSDKVVMLESHLVQSGTLTESEGADLYILAGHEASY
- the Hppy gene encoding MAP4K3-like protein hppy isoform X10, yielding MALNANALSSDISRRNPQDEYELIQRIGSGTYGDVYKAKRLSMNDLAAIKVIKLEAGDDFAIIQQEILMMKDCKHSNIIAYYGSYLRRDKLWICMEYCGGGSLQDIYHITGPLSEIQISYMCRETLLGLAYLHGMGKMHRDIKGANILLTEAGDVKLADFGVSAQITATINKRKSFIGTPYWMAPEVAAVERKGGYNQLCDIWACGITAIELAELQPPMFDLHPMRALFLMSKSGFKPPTLKDRDKWSPTFHNFVKVALTKNPKKRPTAEKLLQHAFFQGEMSKRLALELLQKVSNPSHMFTDLEADEDGAVPNVPQRIASRHTAKPRPKSPIPQLDSDDQINLDGTLQRESMSPSVDTNAAWDIMDIMNNVKAVHNCDVHPDCGIGTAFEDVQEKATLPLGESSNDCEVHCPYYNMPGSQARPRRHSFVDELYGLVGNAESLGAVNGQRQRSLSDSGPRDESPQSNGQSEVAGDGDGGSMSPDLLSDTPPVPPRRRDRKRHTPPRPISNGLPPTPKVHMGACFSKVFNGCPLRIHCTASWIHPDTRDQHLLIAAEEGIYNLNLNELHETAIDQLYPRRTIWMYVIKDVLMSLSGKTPQLYRHDLLAMQSKQSHRFSLHMNKIPERLVPRKFALTTKVPDTKGCTKCCVGRNSYNGYKYLCGAMPTGIFLMQWYDPLNKFMLLKHFDCTLPSPLNVFEIIITPEMEYPMVCVSVKQPYQQNRLKLDLINMNSGASWFHSDELEDIDGSGTLTFSTVIPRRENLHVINVTQLEKNAILVCYDNVVKVVTLQGKPKSSRKHMSELHFNFQIESIICLPDSVLAFHKHGMQGRNFKNGEVTQEISDPSRTYRLLGSDKVVMLESHLVQSGTLTESEGADLYILAGHEASY
- the Hppy gene encoding MAP4K3-like protein hppy isoform X13 → MALNANALSSDISRRNPQDEYELIQRIGSGTYGDVYKAKRLSMNDLAAIKVIKLEAGDDFAIIQQEILMMKDCKHSNIIAYYGSYLRRDKLWICMEYCGGGSLQDIYHITGPLSEIQISYMCRETLLGLAYLHGMGKMHRDIKGANILLTEAGDVKLADFGVSAQITATINKRKSFIGTPYWMAPEVAAVERKGGYNQLCDIWACGITAIELAELQPPMFDLHPMRALFLMSKSGFKPPTLKDRDKWSPTFHNFVKVALTKNPKKRPTAEKLLQHAFFQGEMSKRLALELLQKVSNPSHMFTDLEADEDGAVPNVPQRIASRHTAKPRPKSPIPQLDSDDQINLDGTLQRESMSPSVDTNAAWDIMDIMNNVKAVHNCDVHPDCGIGTAFEDVQEKATLPLGESSNDCEVHCPYYNMPGQSEVAGDGDGGSMSPDLLSDTPPVPPRRRDRKRHTPPRPISNGLPPTPKVHMGACFSKVFNGCPLRIHCTASWIHPDTRDQHLLIAAEEGIYNLNLNELHETAIDQLYPRRTIWMYVIKDVLMSLSGKTPQLYRHDLLAMQSKQSHRFSLHMNKIPERLVPRKFALTTKVPDTKGCTKCCVGRNSYNGYKYLCGAMPTGIFLMQWYDPLNKFMLLKHFDCTLPSPLNVFEIIITPEMEYPMVCVSVKQPYQQNRLKLDLINMNSGASWFHSDELEDIDGSGTLTFSTVIPRRENLHVINVTQLEKNAILVCYDNVVKVVTLQGKPKSSRKHMSELHFNFQIESIICLPDSVLAFHKHGMQGRNFKNGEVTQEISDPSRTYRLLGSDKVVMLESHLVQSGTLTESEGADLYILAGHEASY
- the Hppy gene encoding MAP4K3-like protein hppy isoform X4, which gives rise to MALNANALSSDISRRNPQDEYELIQRIGSGTYGDVYKAKRLSMNDLAAIKVIKLEAGDDFAIIQQEILMMKDCKHSNIIAYYGSYLRRDKLWICMEYCGGGSLQDIYHITGPLSEIQISYMCRETLLGLAYLHGMGKMHRDIKGANILLTEAGDVKLADFGVSAQITATINKRKSFIGTPYWMAPEVAAVERKGGYNQLCDIWACGITAIELAELQPPMFDLHPMRALFLMSKSGFKPPTLKDRDKWSPTFHNFVKVALTKNPKKRPTAEKLLQHAFFQGEMSKRLALELLQKVSNPSHMFTDLEADEDGAVPNVPQRIASRHTAKPRPKSPIPQLDSDDQINLDGTLQRESMSPSVDTNAAWDIMDIMNNVKAVHNCDVHPDCGIGTAFEDVQENTVGANVTTDSRESRRSKTGTEIFHMSLRSLLQYIDEELLLRATLPLGESSNDCEVHCPYYNMPGSQARPRRHSFVDELYGLVGNAESLGAVNGQRQRSLSDSGPRDESPQSNGQSEVAGDGDGGSMSPDLLSDTPPVPPRRRDRKRHTPPRPISNGLPPTPKVHMGACFSKVFNGCPLRIHCTASWIHPDTRDQHLLIAAEEGIYNLNLNELHETAIDQLYPRRTIWMYVIKDVLMSLSGKTPQLYRHDLLAMQSKQSHRFSLHMNKIPERLVPRKFALTTKVPDTKGCTKCCVGRNSYNGYKYLCGAMPTGIFLMQWYDPLNKFMLLKHFDCTLPSPLNVFEIIITPEMEYPMVCVSVKQPYQQNRLKLDLINMNSGASWFHSDELEDIDGSGTLTFSTVIPRRENLHVINVTQLEKNAILVCYDNVVKVVTLQGKPKSSRKHMSELHFNFQIESIICLPDSVLAFHKHGMQGRNFKNGEVTQEISDPSRTYRLLGSDKVVMLESHLVQSGTLTESEGADLYILAGHEASY
- the Hppy gene encoding MAP4K3-like protein hppy isoform X11; protein product: MALNANALSSDISRRNPQDEYELIQRIGSGTYGDVYKAKRLSMNDLAAIKVIKLEAGDDFAIIQQEILMMKDCKHSNIIAYYGSYLRRDKLWICMEYCGGGSLQDIYHITGPLSEIQISYMCRETLLGLAYLHGMGKMHRDIKGANILLTEAGDVKLADFGVSAQITATINKRKSFIGTPYWMAPEVAAVERKGGYNQLCDIWACGITAIELAELQPPMFDLHPMRALFLMSKSGFKPPTLKDRDKWSPTFHNFVKVALTKNPKKRPTAEKLLQHAFFQGEMSKRLALELLQKVSNPSHMFTDLEADEDGAVPNVPQRIASRHTAKPRPKSPIPQLDSDDQINLDGTLQRESMSPSVDTNAAWDIMDIMNNVKAVHNCDVHPDCGIGTAFEDVQENTVGANVTTDSRESRRSKTGTEIFHMSLRSLLQYIDEELLLRATLPLGESSNDCEVHCPYYNMPGQSEVAGDGDGGSMSPDLLSDTPPVPPRRRDRKRHTPPRPISNGLPPTPKVHMGACFSKVFNGCPLRIHCTASWIHPDTRDQHLLIAAEEGIYNLNLNELHETAIDQLYPRRTIWMYVIKDVLMSLSGKTPQLYRHDLLAMQSKQSHRFSLHMNKIPERLVPRKFALTTKVPDTKGCTKCCVGRNSYNGYKYLCGAMPTGIFLMQWYDPLNKFMLLKHFDCTLPSPLNVFEIIITPEMEYPMVCVSVKQPYQQNRLKLDLINMNSGASWFHSDELEDIDGSGTLTFSTVIPRRENLHVINVTQLEKNAILVCYDNVVKVVTLQGKPKSSRKHMSELHFNFQIESIICLPDSVLAFHKHGMQGRNFKNGEVTQEISDPSRTYRLLGSDKVVMLESHLVQSGTLTESEGADLYILAGHEASY